In a single window of the Streptacidiphilus sp. P02-A3a genome:
- a CDS encoding glycosyltransferase family 39 protein, translating to MIDVQGQQARSAPVGAPARGRWAAVALPPAALALGLGLWGIRRDDSLWGDEAVTYQVAHRSPGQLWQLVQHVDAVHGLYYLLMHAVFGLLPSGLVALRLPSVLGVALAAAGVALLGRRLAGPRAGLLAGLAFPVFPAVQQYAQEGRSYGLVCAGVVASGLLLLRALDRPGTGRWAGYAAVSLLTCWLHEFAVLAVLAQGVTVLAARPPRRVAACWAVALGAVLAGLAPLLWLSSGQSKQVAWITFPGTGTVLFAAGTALVGGLCAVACRRAPGTPPGPGGVSLPGFALPLLVLPQAALLLVSLVDPVYLDRYVVFEYAGLALLVGAAPARLGGRIGGWPVLLAVPAALLLLLPTELHLRTPQARPDDLAAAARAVRQLGAPGDGVLFLPSARRESALVYPADYAGLWDLALSAPVASSGTLGGVELPPATITARMDRLTRIVTVRTAGSGVPEGTRQDAAMLRVLAADFRVCARVPVRGLVVTSYARPGDCPADSTGTPPNARSSRDA from the coding sequence ATGATCGACGTCCAGGGGCAGCAGGCCAGGTCCGCGCCGGTCGGCGCGCCCGCCCGGGGCCGGTGGGCGGCGGTGGCGCTGCCCCCGGCGGCGCTGGCGCTCGGGCTCGGGCTGTGGGGGATCCGCCGGGACGACAGCCTGTGGGGCGACGAGGCGGTCACCTACCAGGTCGCCCACCGCTCGCCGGGACAGCTGTGGCAGCTGGTCCAGCACGTGGACGCGGTGCACGGGCTGTACTACCTGCTGATGCACGCGGTCTTCGGGCTGCTCCCGTCGGGGCTGGTGGCGCTGCGGCTGCCGTCGGTGCTCGGGGTGGCGCTGGCGGCGGCCGGGGTGGCGCTGCTCGGGCGGCGGCTGGCCGGGCCGCGCGCCGGGCTGCTGGCGGGCCTGGCCTTCCCGGTGTTCCCGGCGGTGCAGCAGTACGCGCAGGAGGGCCGTTCGTACGGGCTGGTCTGCGCGGGCGTGGTGGCGTCCGGACTGCTGCTGCTGCGGGCGCTGGACCGGCCCGGGACCGGCCGCTGGGCGGGGTACGCGGCGGTGTCGCTGCTGACCTGCTGGCTGCACGAGTTCGCGGTGCTGGCGGTGCTGGCGCAGGGGGTGACCGTGCTGGCGGCCCGCCCGCCGCGGCGGGTGGCGGCCTGCTGGGCGGTCGCCCTCGGCGCGGTGCTGGCCGGTCTGGCGCCGCTGCTGTGGCTGAGCTCCGGCCAGTCCAAGCAGGTCGCCTGGATCACCTTCCCGGGGACCGGCACGGTGCTGTTCGCGGCCGGGACGGCGCTGGTCGGCGGGCTCTGCGCGGTTGCCTGCCGCCGCGCGCCGGGCACCCCGCCGGGCCCCGGCGGGGTCTCGCTGCCCGGGTTCGCGCTGCCGCTGCTGGTGCTGCCGCAGGCGGCGCTGCTGCTGGTCTCCCTGGTCGACCCGGTCTACCTGGACCGCTACGTGGTGTTCGAGTACGCCGGTCTGGCGCTGCTGGTCGGCGCGGCGCCGGCCCGGCTCGGCGGCCGGATCGGCGGCTGGCCGGTGCTGCTGGCGGTCCCGGCGGCGCTGCTGCTCCTGCTGCCGACGGAGCTGCACCTGCGCACCCCGCAGGCCCGTCCGGACGACCTGGCGGCGGCGGCCCGGGCGGTACGGCAGCTGGGCGCCCCGGGCGACGGCGTGCTGTTCCTGCCCTCGGCCCGGCGGGAGTCCGCGCTGGTGTACCCGGCGGACTACGCGGGACTGTGGGACCTGGCGCTGTCCGCTCCGGTGGCCTCCTCCGGCACGCTGGGCGGGGTCGAGCTGCCTCCGGCGACGATCACCGCCCGGATGGACCGGCTGACCCGGATCGTCACCGTGCGCACCGCCGGGAGCGGGGTGCCTGAGGGCACCCGGCAGGACGCGGCGATGCTGCGGGTGCTCGCCGCCGACTTCCGGGTCTGTGCCCGGGTTCCGGTCCGGGGCCTGGTGGTGACCTCCTACGCGCGTCCCGGCGACTGCCCGGCGGACTCCACCGGGACCCCGCCGAACGCCCGCAGCAGCCGCGACGCCTGA
- the moaA gene encoding GTP 3',8-cyclase MoaA produces the protein MHPSPLQDRFGRIHTDLRVSLTDRCNLRCTYCMPEQGLAWLPKPQLLTDDEVLRLVRIGTERLGIRSVRLTGGEPLLRRGLPGLLARMAALPSAPELSLTTNGVGLARVAPALAGAGLHRVNVSLDTLRRDRYQELTRRDRLPDVLLGLAAAQAAGLAPVKVNAVPVRGVNEDEIPELAAFAVAHGYRMRFIESMPLDAQGAWERERMVPAEEILERLRERFALEPVPRRGSAPAEEWRVVGTGAVIGVIASVTRPFCGGCDRVRLTADGQLRNCLFATEESDLRALLRAGADDPAVEAAWRASVAGKGPGHDIGGAGFRRPDRPMSAIGG, from the coding sequence ATGCACCCCTCCCCGCTCCAGGACCGCTTCGGCCGCATCCACACCGACCTGCGGGTTTCCCTCACGGACCGGTGCAATCTGCGCTGCACGTACTGCATGCCGGAGCAGGGCCTGGCCTGGCTGCCCAAGCCGCAGCTGCTGACCGACGACGAAGTGCTGCGGCTGGTCCGGATCGGCACCGAGCGGCTGGGCATCCGCTCGGTCCGGCTGACCGGCGGTGAGCCGCTGCTGCGGCGCGGGCTGCCCGGTCTGCTGGCCCGGATGGCCGCGCTGCCGTCCGCGCCGGAGCTGTCGCTGACCACCAACGGCGTCGGCCTGGCCCGCGTTGCCCCGGCGCTGGCCGGGGCCGGACTGCACCGGGTCAACGTCAGCCTGGACACCCTGCGCCGCGACCGCTACCAGGAGCTCACCCGCCGCGACCGGCTGCCGGACGTGCTGCTCGGACTCGCCGCCGCGCAGGCCGCCGGGCTCGCCCCGGTGAAGGTCAACGCGGTCCCGGTGCGCGGGGTGAACGAGGACGAGATCCCGGAGCTGGCCGCCTTCGCGGTGGCCCACGGCTACCGGATGCGGTTCATCGAGTCGATGCCGCTGGACGCCCAAGGGGCCTGGGAGCGGGAGCGGATGGTGCCCGCCGAGGAGATCCTGGAGCGGCTGCGCGAGCGCTTCGCGCTGGAGCCGGTCCCGCGCCGGGGCAGCGCCCCGGCCGAGGAGTGGCGGGTGGTCGGCACCGGGGCGGTGATCGGCGTGATCGCCAGCGTCACCCGTCCGTTCTGCGGCGGCTGCGACCGGGTCCGGCTGACCGCCGACGGGCAGTTGCGCAACTGCCTGTTCGCGACCGAGGAGTCGGACCTGCGGGCGCTGCTGCGGGCCGGCGCGGACGACCCGGCGGTCGAGGCCGCCTGGCGGGCGAGCGTGGCGGGCAAGGGCCCGGGGCACGACATCGGCGGCGCCGGGTTCCGGCGTCCGGACCGGCCGATGTCCGCGATCGGCGGCTGA
- a CDS encoding NTP transferase domain-containing protein: MQPPETAPVALLLAAGEGRRLGLGPKALLPYRGRPLVEHAVSVLRTGGCARVLVVLGAAADEVAARADLDGCLLVRNPDWRSGMGSSLRAGLAALPPAASAALVALVDTPGVTAGAVARLLDAHRRGSALAAAAYRGRRAHPVLIGAGHWAEAAAGAVGDSGARALLRAHAAELDLVECGDVGVPDDIDTAEAWADWQTRGRPRAD, from the coding sequence ATGCAGCCACCGGAAACCGCGCCCGTCGCCCTGCTCCTCGCCGCGGGCGAGGGCCGCCGCCTGGGCCTCGGCCCCAAGGCGCTGCTGCCGTACCGGGGTCGGCCGCTGGTGGAGCACGCGGTGTCGGTGCTGCGCACCGGCGGCTGCGCCCGGGTGCTGGTGGTCCTGGGTGCGGCGGCGGACGAGGTCGCCGCCCGGGCCGACCTGGACGGCTGCCTGCTGGTACGCAATCCGGACTGGCGGTCGGGGATGGGCTCCTCGCTGCGCGCGGGCCTGGCCGCGCTGCCCCCGGCCGCCTCGGCGGCGCTGGTGGCGCTGGTGGACACCCCGGGGGTCACCGCCGGTGCGGTCGCCCGGCTGCTGGACGCGCACCGGCGCGGATCGGCGCTGGCGGCGGCGGCCTACCGGGGGCGGCGGGCGCACCCGGTGCTGATCGGCGCCGGGCACTGGGCGGAGGCCGCGGCGGGCGCGGTCGGCGACAGCGGCGCCCGGGCGCTGCTGCGCGCGCACGCCGCCGAACTGGACCTGGTCGAGTGCGGCGACGTCGGCGTCCCGGACGACATCGACACCGCCGAGGCCTGGGCCGACTGGCAGACCCGCGGCCGTCCGCGCGCCGATTGA
- a CDS encoding IclR family transcriptional regulator — translation MLFAAHRTPPQRKANPVVAPPASLDATAADRSGGVQSVERAFHLLEALADSGGVSTLSDLATASGLPMPTIHRLIRTLVQQGYVRQDTARRYTLGPRLIRLGETAGRLLGSWARPYLAELMEATGETANLAVLEAGEVVYVGQVPSRHSMRMFTEVGRRVQPHCTAVGKVLLAQLPRQEAAAVLGPGPLAAHTVHTLTAPSHLLAQFDGVKEAGYAVDDQEQEIGVRCIAVVVPGAPTPTALSVSGPEARVRALEARTTRGGLIPEMQEIATRLGQALASSG, via the coding sequence ATGTTGTTCGCGGCACACCGTACACCTCCGCAGAGGAAGGCAAATCCCGTGGTCGCACCCCCCGCCTCGCTGGACGCCACGGCGGCCGACCGCTCCGGCGGCGTGCAGTCCGTCGAGCGCGCCTTCCACCTGCTGGAGGCGCTGGCCGACTCCGGTGGCGTGAGCACGCTGAGCGACCTGGCCACGGCCTCCGGACTGCCGATGCCGACCATCCACCGGCTGATCCGCACCCTGGTCCAGCAGGGGTACGTCCGGCAGGACACCGCCCGCCGCTACACGCTGGGGCCCCGGCTGATCCGGCTCGGCGAGACCGCCGGGCGACTGCTGGGCAGTTGGGCCCGCCCGTATCTGGCCGAGCTGATGGAGGCCACCGGCGAGACCGCGAACCTCGCGGTGCTGGAGGCAGGCGAGGTGGTGTACGTCGGACAGGTCCCATCGCGGCACTCCATGCGGATGTTCACCGAGGTCGGGCGGCGGGTGCAGCCGCACTGCACCGCTGTCGGCAAGGTACTGCTCGCGCAACTCCCGCGCCAGGAGGCAGCGGCGGTACTCGGCCCGGGCCCGCTGGCCGCGCACACCGTGCACACGCTGACCGCGCCCTCGCACCTGCTGGCGCAGTTCGACGGGGTCAAGGAGGCCGGGTACGCGGTCGACGACCAGGAGCAGGAGATCGGCGTCCGCTGCATCGCGGTGGTGGTCCCCGGCGCGCCCACACCGACCGCCCTGTCGGTCTCCGGTCCCGAGGCCCGGGTGCGGGCACTGGAGGCGCGGACCACCCGCGGCGGGCTGATCCCGGAGATGCAGGAGATCGCCACCCGGCTCGGCCAGGCGCTGGCCAGCAGCGGCTGA
- the aceB gene encoding malate synthase A produces the protein MAGPQDSALSTVTVTGIPVDRGEEVLTREALDFLAGLHRRFEPRRRELLALRHQRRRRIAETGTLDFNPDTAAVRAGDWTVAPAPRALQDRRVEITGPTDRKMVVNALNSGAKVWLADFEDATSPTWRNLAEGQVNLIDAFERRIDFSTPEGKSYALRPDAELATVVVRPRGWHLDEAHLLVDGEPLAGAFFDFGLYFFHNAARLLARGAEDPNSGPYFYLPKTESHLEARLWNEVFTHAQQALGIPHGTIRATVLIETVTAAFEMDEILYELRDHAAGLNAGRWDYLFSVIKNFRDAGPRYVLPDRNSVGMTSPFMRAYAELLVATCHRRGAHAIGGMAAFIPSRRDPAVNAAALEKVTADKEREAGSGFDGSWVAHPDLVPVCGASFDAVLGDRPHQKDRPVDPAAAATTAADLLDVAGAGGSCTAAGLHNAVQVGVRYIEAWLRGLGAVGIFNMMEDAATAEISRSQIWQWIHNDVVLDDGAKVTPDLVRRLVATELAELRAELGEAAYAAGRWEAAAELFEQVALAEEFIDFLTLPGYPLLD, from the coding sequence ATGGCCGGACCACAGGACTCAGCCCTGTCCACCGTCACCGTCACCGGAATCCCGGTCGACCGGGGCGAGGAGGTCCTGACCCGCGAGGCGCTGGACTTCCTCGCCGGTCTGCACCGCCGCTTCGAACCCCGCCGCCGTGAACTGCTCGCCCTGCGCCACCAGCGCCGCCGGCGTATCGCCGAGACCGGCACCCTGGACTTCAACCCGGACACCGCCGCCGTCCGCGCCGGTGACTGGACCGTCGCCCCCGCCCCGCGCGCGCTCCAGGACCGCCGGGTGGAGATCACCGGCCCGACCGACCGCAAGATGGTCGTCAACGCCCTCAACTCCGGCGCCAAGGTGTGGCTCGCCGACTTCGAGGACGCCACCTCCCCCACCTGGCGCAACCTGGCCGAGGGACAGGTCAACCTGATCGACGCCTTCGAGCGGCGGATCGACTTCAGCACCCCCGAGGGCAAGTCCTACGCGCTGCGCCCCGACGCCGAACTGGCCACCGTCGTGGTCCGCCCGCGCGGCTGGCACCTGGACGAGGCGCACCTGCTGGTCGACGGCGAGCCGCTGGCCGGGGCCTTCTTCGACTTCGGCCTGTACTTCTTCCACAACGCCGCCCGGCTGCTGGCCCGCGGCGCCGAGGACCCCAACTCGGGCCCGTACTTCTACCTCCCGAAGACCGAGAGCCACCTGGAGGCCCGGCTCTGGAACGAGGTCTTCACCCACGCCCAGCAGGCCCTCGGCATCCCGCACGGCACCATCCGCGCCACGGTGCTGATCGAGACGGTCACCGCCGCCTTCGAGATGGACGAGATCCTCTACGAACTGCGCGACCACGCCGCCGGGTTGAACGCCGGGCGCTGGGACTACCTGTTCTCGGTCATCAAGAACTTCCGTGACGCCGGCCCGCGTTACGTGCTGCCGGACCGCAACTCCGTGGGCATGACCTCGCCGTTCATGCGCGCGTACGCCGAACTGCTGGTCGCCACCTGCCATCGGCGCGGAGCCCACGCCATCGGCGGCATGGCCGCGTTCATCCCCTCCCGCCGCGACCCGGCGGTCAACGCCGCCGCGCTGGAGAAGGTCACCGCCGACAAGGAGCGCGAGGCGGGCAGCGGCTTCGACGGCTCCTGGGTGGCCCACCCGGACCTGGTCCCGGTCTGCGGGGCCTCCTTCGACGCGGTGCTCGGCGACCGTCCGCACCAGAAGGACCGCCCGGTCGACCCGGCCGCCGCCGCGACCACCGCCGCCGACCTGCTGGACGTCGCGGGCGCGGGCGGCAGCTGCACCGCAGCCGGGCTGCACAACGCGGTCCAGGTCGGCGTCCGCTACATCGAGGCCTGGCTGCGCGGCCTGGGCGCGGTCGGCATCTTCAACATGATGGAGGACGCGGCCACCGCCGAGATCTCCCGCTCGCAGATCTGGCAGTGGATCCACAACGACGTCGTGCTGGACGACGGCGCCAAGGTCACCCCGGACCTGGTCCGCCGACTGGTCGCCACCGAACTCGCCGAGCTGCGCGCCGAACTGGGCGAGGCGGCGTACGCGGCCGGACGCTGGGAGGCGGCCGCGGAACTCTTCGAACAGGTCGCCCTGGCCGAGGAGTTCATCGACTTCCTGACCCTGCCCGGTTACCCGTTGCTGGACTGA
- a CDS encoding zinc-binding dehydrogenase produces the protein MRAVQITEFGGPEVLRLVELPDPVAKPGQLLIEVDAVGVNYADTHSVEDSYLSRSTLPLVPGGEVAGRTADGRRVVALTASGGYAERAVAWANMAHELPDEVSDGAALALVVQGLTAWNLLRTSARLAPGETVVVHAAAGGTGSLAVQLAKRFGAGRVIATASTEEKRRLALELGADAAVAADGEGLKERLLEANGGHRVDVVLEMTGGPVFDASLAALAPFGRLVAYGMASRTAPEPVAAASLMAHSRAVVGFWLMHVVGRPELHAKPMAELLELVARGELRTLTGEAYPMSEAARAHQDLRARRTTGKLVLDPRR, from the coding sequence ATGCGGGCGGTACAGATCACCGAGTTCGGCGGGCCCGAGGTACTGCGGCTGGTGGAGCTGCCCGATCCGGTGGCCAAGCCGGGCCAGCTGCTGATCGAGGTGGACGCGGTCGGCGTCAACTACGCGGACACCCACTCGGTGGAGGACTCCTACCTGTCCCGCTCCACGCTGCCGCTGGTACCCGGCGGCGAGGTGGCCGGGCGGACCGCCGACGGGCGGCGGGTGGTGGCGCTGACCGCCTCCGGCGGCTACGCGGAACGCGCGGTGGCCTGGGCGAACATGGCGCACGAGCTGCCGGACGAGGTCTCCGACGGCGCGGCGCTGGCGCTGGTCGTGCAGGGGCTGACCGCCTGGAACCTGCTGCGGACCTCGGCCCGGCTGGCGCCCGGCGAGACCGTGGTGGTGCACGCGGCGGCCGGGGGTACCGGCTCGCTGGCGGTGCAGCTGGCGAAGCGGTTCGGCGCCGGGCGGGTGATCGCCACCGCCTCGACCGAGGAGAAGCGCCGACTGGCCCTGGAACTGGGTGCGGACGCGGCCGTGGCGGCGGACGGCGAGGGCCTGAAGGAGCGGCTGCTGGAGGCCAACGGCGGGCACCGGGTCGACGTGGTGCTGGAGATGACCGGCGGTCCGGTGTTCGACGCCTCGCTGGCCGCGCTGGCCCCGTTCGGGCGGCTGGTGGCGTACGGCATGGCCTCGCGGACCGCCCCCGAGCCGGTCGCGGCGGCGAGCCTGATGGCGCACTCGCGGGCGGTGGTCGGCTTCTGGCTGATGCACGTGGTGGGCCGCCCCGAGCTGCACGCGAAGCCGATGGCCGAGCTGCTGGAACTGGTGGCGCGCGGCGAGCTGCGGACGCTGACCGGCGAGGCCTACCCGATGTCGGAGGCGGCGCGGGCGCACCAGGACCTGCGGGCCCGGCGGACCACCGGCAAGCTGGTGCTCGACCCGCGCCGCTGA
- a CDS encoding helix-turn-helix domain-containing protein, which produces MTEATTLAAAAGGRDPRTGLRAVAALRRLLEQLEALQVRSARAQGWSWQEIGAELGVSRQAVHKKHGGR; this is translated from the coding sequence ATGACCGAAGCGACCACACTCGCCGCGGCCGCCGGCGGACGCGACCCCCGGACCGGCCTGCGCGCGGTGGCGGCCCTGCGCCGCCTGCTCGAACAACTGGAAGCGCTCCAGGTCCGCAGCGCCCGCGCGCAGGGCTGGTCCTGGCAGGAGATCGGCGCCGAACTGGGCGTCAGCCGACAGGCCGTACACAAGAAGCACGGGGGGCGATGA
- a CDS encoding Clp protease N-terminal domain-containing protein, with the protein MTMMERFTDAARRATRSAHGIARTEGAPAVGEEHILAAILAQRDCTGVALLTGCGLGRDQHRAVLDECREFRRRGGIGRAEAEALRGLGIEVDEIVDRVEQIWGEGALQEPVAAPPAIRSRWKRGGSATPTAPRLPWRPESKRVLETALRQALDLGCKRVGTEHLLLGLLIRDGVVREVLTARDINPLQVRALLPPGAEPTA; encoded by the coding sequence ATGACCATGATGGAACGATTCACCGACGCGGCCCGGAGGGCCACCAGGTCCGCCCACGGCATCGCCCGGACGGAGGGCGCCCCCGCCGTCGGCGAGGAGCACATCCTGGCCGCGATACTGGCCCAGCGCGACTGCACCGGCGTCGCCCTGCTGACCGGCTGCGGCCTCGGCCGGGACCAGCACCGCGCGGTACTGGACGAGTGCCGGGAGTTCCGCCGCCGCGGCGGCATCGGCCGGGCCGAGGCGGAGGCGCTGCGCGGCCTGGGCATCGAGGTGGACGAGATCGTCGACCGGGTCGAGCAGATCTGGGGCGAGGGCGCGCTCCAGGAGCCGGTCGCCGCCCCGCCCGCCATCCGCAGCCGCTGGAAGCGCGGCGGCTCCGCCACCCCCACCGCGCCGCGCCTGCCCTGGCGTCCGGAGTCCAAGCGCGTCCTGGAGACCGCCCTGCGGCAGGCGCTGGACCTCGGCTGCAAGCGGGTCGGCACCGAGCACCTGCTGCTCGGCCTGCTGATCCGGGACGGCGTCGTCCGCGAGGTCCTCACCGCCCGCGACATCAACCCCCTCCAGGTCCGCGCCCTGCTCCCACCCGGAGCCGAGCCCACGGCCTGA
- a CDS encoding beta/gamma crystallin domain-containing protein gives MAHLKNKIASALVAGLATVGLTVIPAGSASAATAKPAISTVPCNSSDYLQVWFHQEYENPRAEEICFANAGTYTFQYPQCSGGPCWLDAFSTGNNVVQYESDNNWQPSTPVGKYTYFGFPNHPGGVDLDAMKIF, from the coding sequence GTGGCACACCTGAAGAACAAGATCGCGTCCGCTCTCGTCGCCGGCTTGGCGACCGTCGGGCTGACCGTCATCCCCGCCGGATCCGCGTCGGCGGCGACCGCCAAACCGGCCATCAGTACCGTCCCCTGCAACAGCAGTGACTACCTACAGGTCTGGTTCCACCAGGAGTACGAGAACCCGCGCGCCGAGGAGATCTGCTTCGCCAACGCCGGAACCTACACGTTCCAGTATCCGCAGTGCAGCGGCGGCCCCTGTTGGCTCGACGCGTTCTCCACGGGCAACAACGTCGTGCAGTACGAGTCGGACAACAACTGGCAGCCCAGCACCCCGGTCGGGAAGTACACCTACTTCGGCTTCCCGAACCACCCGGGCGGCGTGGATCTCGACGCCATGAAGATCTTCTGA
- a CDS encoding beta/gamma crystallin domain-containing protein codes for MSHLKNKIMAALVAVLATVGLAVTPAGLASAATAKPAIDAVLCNSSDYLQVWFHQENQSPRAEEICFANAGTYSFPAAGQCTGGPCWLDAFSTGNNVVQYESDNNWQPSTPVGKYTYFTFPNHPGGVELDAMKIF; via the coding sequence GTGTCGCATCTGAAGAACAAGATCATGGCCGCTCTCGTCGCCGTCCTGGCGACCGTCGGCCTGGCCGTCACGCCCGCCGGACTCGCGTCGGCGGCGACCGCCAAACCGGCCATCGACGCCGTCCTCTGCAACAGCAGTGACTACCTGCAGGTCTGGTTCCACCAGGAAAACCAAAGCCCGCGCGCCGAGGAGATCTGCTTCGCCAACGCCGGAACCTACTCGTTCCCGGCGGCGGGGCAGTGCACCGGCGGCCCCTGCTGGCTCGACGCGTTCTCCACGGGCAACAACGTCGTGCAGTACGAGTCGGACAACAACTGGCAGCCCAGCACCCCGGTCGGCAAGTACACCTACTTCACCTTCCCGAACCACCCGGGCGGCGTGGAACTCGACGCCATGAAGATCTTCTGA
- a CDS encoding aminoglycoside phosphotransferase, producing the protein MHVEHIDWNQLPDQARMAVQDRIGATYEKTEMATGESSGIATLLFLPDGAKVFVKGLPVEHERAGELDREVRVNPCLPDYAPKLLWHLEAGGWRLLGFEGVTATPWADFTADGGHLEPVAAVLRRLSTHPAPDVGLMTAWERWGPYCDPGAEPLLTGECLLHTDPAATNFLISDRAWLVDWAWAARGPGWIDAALWGFRLVLDGRQTPQRAARWASTIPAFADAPREGVRVLAEAEARSWEDWKAYGVAGIEAIVDAARRWADFWA; encoded by the coding sequence GTGCACGTCGAACACATCGACTGGAACCAGCTCCCCGACCAGGCCCGCATGGCGGTACAGGACCGGATCGGAGCAACGTACGAGAAAACGGAGATGGCCACGGGCGAAAGCTCCGGAATCGCCACTCTGCTCTTCCTCCCGGACGGCGCGAAGGTCTTCGTCAAGGGCCTGCCTGTCGAACACGAGCGGGCCGGGGAACTGGACAGAGAGGTTAGGGTCAACCCCTGTCTGCCCGACTATGCCCCCAAACTGCTGTGGCACCTGGAGGCGGGCGGCTGGCGGCTCCTGGGCTTCGAGGGCGTCACCGCCACCCCGTGGGCGGACTTCACAGCCGACGGCGGCCACCTGGAGCCGGTGGCGGCGGTACTGCGCAGGTTGAGTACTCACCCGGCACCGGACGTCGGGCTGATGACGGCCTGGGAGAGGTGGGGGCCCTACTGCGACCCCGGGGCCGAGCCGCTGCTGACCGGCGAGTGCCTCCTGCACACCGACCCAGCGGCGACGAACTTCCTCATCAGCGACCGGGCGTGGCTGGTCGACTGGGCATGGGCGGCACGGGGGCCGGGATGGATCGACGCGGCCCTGTGGGGATTCCGGCTCGTCCTGGACGGCAGGCAGACCCCGCAGCGCGCGGCACGGTGGGCCTCGACCATTCCCGCTTTCGCCGACGCGCCCCGTGAGGGGGTCCGCGTGCTCGCCGAGGCAGAGGCACGGTCGTGGGAGGACTGGAAGGCGTACGGCGTGGCGGGAATCGAAGCGATCGTCGACGCCGCCCGCCGATGGGCCGACTTCTGGGCCTGA
- a CDS encoding DUF397 domain-containing protein, whose protein sequence is MPPTARTSQEQQDCVEITDLPGGGVAVRDSKNPDRGDLRYTATERAAFRSALVQGIL, encoded by the coding sequence CTGCCCCCGACCGCAAGGACAAGCCAGGAGCAGCAGGACTGCGTGGAGATCACCGATCTGCCCGGCGGTGGCGTCGCCGTCCGCGACTCGAAGAACCCCGACCGGGGCGACCTGCGCTACACCGCAACCGAACGGGCCGCGTTCCGCAGCGCCCTCGTTCAGGGCATCCTCTGA
- a CDS encoding DUF397 domain-containing protein encodes MSTHITAPELAPESDWYKSSYSGDTGNSCVELARRTTRPGAVAVRDSKDKGGPALVLTPAAWTSFVTAVRDGEFGTTPTA; translated from the coding sequence ATGAGCACTCACATCACGGCACCCGAACTGGCACCCGAGAGCGACTGGTACAAGTCCTCCTACAGCGGGGACACCGGCAACAGCTGCGTGGAACTCGCCCGGCGGACGACCCGGCCCGGAGCCGTCGCGGTCCGCGACTCCAAGGACAAGGGCGGCCCCGCGCTGGTCCTGACCCCGGCCGCCTGGACCTCCTTCGTCACCGCCGTCCGCGACGGCGAATTCGGCACCACCCCGACCGCCTAG
- a CDS encoding DUF397 domain-containing protein yields MPPTARTSQEHQDCVELTDLPGGGVAVRDSKNPDRGDLRYTAAEWAAFRSAVVQGML; encoded by the coding sequence CTGCCCCCGACCGCAAGGACAAGCCAGGAACACCAGGACTGCGTGGAACTCACCGATCTGCCCGGCGGTGGCGTCGCCGTCCGCGACTCGAAGAACCCCGACCGGGGCGACCTGCGGTACACCGCCGCCGAGTGGGCCGCCTTCCGGAGCGCCGTCGTTCAGGGAATGCTTTGA
- a CDS encoding DUF397 domain-containing protein, with product MNTHITAPELAPESDWYKSSYSGDTGNNCIELARQTTRPGAVAVRDSKDKGGPALVLTPTAWTTFVTAVRDGEFGTTPTA from the coding sequence ATTAACACTCACATCACGGCACCCGAACTGGCCCCCGAGAGCGACTGGTACAAGTCCTCCTACAGCGGGGACACCGGCAACAACTGCATCGAACTCGCCCGGCAGACGACCCGGCCCGGAGCCGTCGCGGTCCGCGACTCCAAGGACAAGGGCGGCCCCGCGCTGGTCCTGACCCCGACCGCCTGGACCACCTTCGTCACCGCCGTCCGCGACGGCGAATTCGGCACCACCCCGACCGCCTAG